In the Leguminivora glycinivorella isolate SPB_JAAS2020 chromosome 14, LegGlyc_1.1, whole genome shotgun sequence genome, one interval contains:
- the LOC125233443 gene encoding uncharacterized protein LOC125233443 isoform X3, producing the protein MPRGGAATLVTPLPHVGETTEDVVFESSNPYLKKSIFVNTRQQLPALCRRTWSVAVVDDDLPRELQADFKIFLTNEDMKENLYKFASLYQWMYPEGDEFDVKKFTGHKNGPDGFDKKAYLLDFFFEGIVFRSKNVTPFKKPEIQAPSAPIVIEPPRISRKNKDATGTKIKRSKARIEAEHHAAKIPRTEPTERNSTITSKDYYKDKEMDVESFIKNEKPITGEGIEAFMDFQAMIKSDAENFKDIVRNERLNGEVTKEENTEVCTADYQNAINDIVNNENDKSIEESYGNDRVTESDSDTGKDSVNVSTDDVAEVNVGNSNIEVTNVEENKDETIQVVNNESKKDLETKLTELEEKTLNKFKGSLLDSIF; encoded by the exons ATGCCGCGCGGCGGAGCTGCAACACTGGTGACACCACTTCCACATGTGGGCGAGACAACGGAAG ACGTAGTCTTCGAGTCCTCCAACCCCTACTTGAAGAAGTCTATCTTCGTGAACACGCGGCAGCAGCTGCCGGCGCTCTGCCGGCGGACCTGGTCCGTGGCGGTGGTCGACGACGACCTGCCGAGGGAGCTGCAGGCCGACTTCAAGATATTCCTCACTAATGAAGACATGAAG GAAAATTTATACAAGTTTGCTTCGCTATACCAATGGATGTACCCCGAGGGAGACGAGTTCGACGTCAAAAAATTCACAGGACACAAAAATGGTCCCGATGGTTTCGACAAAAAAGCCTACTTACTCGATTTCTTCTTTGAAGGCATTGTATTTAGAAGCAAGAATGTTACGCCTTTTAAGAAACCAGAG ATACAAGCACCTTCAGCACCAATAGTAATTGAACCGCCGCGGATATCCCGGAAAAACAAAGACGCAACCGGAACGAAAATAAAACGATCCAAAGCCAGAATAGAAGCCGAACACCACGCCGCCAAAATACCCAGGACAGAACCCACAGAGAGGAACTCCACCATCACGTCTAAAGACTACTACAAAGATAAAGAAATGGACGTCGAAAGCTTCATCAAAAACGAAAAACCGATAACAGGAGAAGGCATTGAAGCGTTCATGGATTTCCAGGCGATGATAAAATCCGATGCAGAGAATTTTAAAGACATAGTTAGGAATGAAAGATTGAATGGTGAAGTCACTAAAGAAGAGAATACAGAAGTCTGCACTGCTGACTATCAgaacgcgataaatgatattgTTAATAATGAAAATGATAAAAGTATTGAAGAAAGTTATGGGAATGATAGGGTTACGGAAAGTGATTCGGATACAGGAAAGGATAGTGTAAATGTGAGTACAGATGATGTTGCAGaagttaatgtaggtaatagtAACATAGAAGTAACCAATGTAGAAGAAAATAAGGATGAGACAATACAAGTAGTTAATAATGAATCGAAGAAGGATCTTGAGACTAAACTAACTGAATTGGAGGAGAAGACTTTAAATAAGTTTAAGGGTTCGCTTTTAGATAGCATATTCtga
- the LOC125233443 gene encoding uncharacterized protein LOC125233443 isoform X1, protein MTEIKITERLYLSKPDDIYVDHQALMQHQVDAVRLLYAQYKKKMGGVILNDPSGCGKTVVAVLFLQALRQILPSPALVLCRAAELQHWRHHFHTWATTEDVVFESSNPYLKKSIFVNTRQQLPALCRRTWSVAVVDDDLPRELQADFKIFLTNEDMKENLYKFASLYQWMYPEGDEFDVKKFTGHKNGPDGFDKKAYLLDFFFEGIVFRSKNVTPFKKPEIQAPSAPIVIEPPRISRKNKDATGTKIKRSKARIEAEHHAAKIPRTEPTERNSTITSKDYYKDKEMDVESFIKNEKPITGEGIEAFMDFQAMIKSDAENFKDIVRNERLNGEVTKEENTEVCTADYQNAINDIVNNENDKSIEESYGNDRVTESDSDTGKDSVNVSTDDVAEVNVGNSNIEVTNVEENKDETIQVVNNESKKDLETKLTELEEKTLNKFKGSLLDSIF, encoded by the exons ATGACTGAAATAAAGATTACGGAGCGGCTGTATCTCTCGAAGCCAGATGACATCTACGTGGACCACCAAGCGCTGATGCAGCATCAGGTCGATGCTGTCCGGCTACTCTATGCCCAAtataaaaag AAAATGGGTGGCGTGATTCTCAACGACCCCAGCGGTTGCGGGAAGACAGTGGTAGCGGTGCTGTTTCTACAGGCGTTACGGCAAATACTGCCCTCGCCTGCACTCGTCCTCTGTCGCGCGGCGGAGCTGCAACACTGGCGACACCACTTCCACACCTGGGCGACAACAGAAG ACGTAGTCTTCGAGTCCTCCAACCCCTACTTGAAGAAGTCTATCTTCGTGAACACGCGGCAGCAGCTGCCGGCGCTCTGCCGGCGGACCTGGTCCGTGGCGGTGGTCGACGACGACCTGCCGAGGGAGCTGCAGGCCGACTTCAAGATATTCCTCACTAATGAAGACATGAAG GAAAATTTATACAAGTTTGCTTCGCTATACCAATGGATGTACCCCGAGGGAGACGAGTTCGACGTCAAAAAATTCACAGGACACAAAAATGGTCCCGATGGTTTCGACAAAAAAGCCTACTTACTCGATTTCTTCTTTGAAGGCATTGTATTTAGAAGCAAGAATGTTACGCCTTTTAAGAAACCAGAG ATACAAGCACCTTCAGCACCAATAGTAATTGAACCGCCGCGGATATCCCGGAAAAACAAAGACGCAACCGGAACGAAAATAAAACGATCCAAAGCCAGAATAGAAGCCGAACACCACGCCGCCAAAATACCCAGGACAGAACCCACAGAGAGGAACTCCACCATCACGTCTAAAGACTACTACAAAGATAAAGAAATGGACGTCGAAAGCTTCATCAAAAACGAAAAACCGATAACAGGAGAAGGCATTGAAGCGTTCATGGATTTCCAGGCGATGATAAAATCCGATGCAGAGAATTTTAAAGACATAGTTAGGAATGAAAGATTGAATGGTGAAGTCACTAAAGAAGAGAATACAGAAGTCTGCACTGCTGACTATCAgaacgcgataaatgatattgTTAATAATGAAAATGATAAAAGTATTGAAGAAAGTTATGGGAATGATAGGGTTACGGAAAGTGATTCGGATACAGGAAAGGATAGTGTAAATGTGAGTACAGATGATGTTGCAGaagttaatgtaggtaatagtAACATAGAAGTAACCAATGTAGAAGAAAATAAGGATGAGACAATACAAGTAGTTAATAATGAATCGAAGAAGGATCTTGAGACTAAACTAACTGAATTGGAGGAGAAGACTTTAAATAAGTTTAAGGGTTCGCTTTTAGATAGCATATTCtga
- the LOC125233443 gene encoding uncharacterized protein LOC125233443 isoform X2 has protein sequence MVALLFLQALRQILPSPALVLCRAAELQHWRHHFHTWATTEDVVFESSNPYLKKSIFVNTRQQLPALCRRTWSVAVVDDDLPRELQADFKIFLTNEDMKENLYKFASLYQWMYPEGDEFDVKKFTGHKNGPDGFDKKAYLLDFFFEGIVFRSKNVTPFKKPEIQAPSAPIVIEPPRISRKNKDATGTKIKRSKARIEAEHHAAKIPRTEPTERNSTITSKDYYKDKEMDVESFIKNEKPITGEGIEAFMDFQAMIKSDAENFKDIVRNERLNGEVTKEENTEVCTADYQNAINDIVNNENDKSIEESYGNDRVTESDSDTGKDSVNVSTDDVAEVNVGNSNIEVTNVEENKDETIQVVNNESKKDLETKLTELEEKTLNKFKGSLLDSIF, from the exons ATGGTGGCGCTGCTGTTTCTGCAGGCGTTACGGCAAATACTGCCCTCGCCTGCACTCGTCCTCTGTCGCGCGGCGGAGCTGCAACACTGGCGACACCACTTCCACACCTGGGCGACCACAGAAG ACGTAGTCTTCGAGTCCTCCAACCCCTACTTGAAGAAGTCTATCTTCGTGAACACGCGGCAGCAGCTGCCGGCGCTCTGCCGGCGGACCTGGTCCGTGGCGGTGGTCGACGACGACCTGCCGAGGGAGCTGCAGGCCGACTTCAAGATATTCCTCACTAATGAAGACATGAAG GAAAATTTATACAAGTTTGCTTCGCTATACCAATGGATGTACCCCGAGGGAGACGAGTTCGACGTCAAAAAATTCACAGGACACAAAAATGGTCCCGATGGTTTCGACAAAAAAGCCTACTTACTCGATTTCTTCTTTGAAGGCATTGTATTTAGAAGCAAGAATGTTACGCCTTTTAAGAAACCAGAG ATACAAGCACCTTCAGCACCAATAGTAATTGAACCGCCGCGGATATCCCGGAAAAACAAAGACGCAACCGGAACGAAAATAAAACGATCCAAAGCCAGAATAGAAGCCGAACACCACGCCGCCAAAATACCCAGGACAGAACCCACAGAGAGGAACTCCACCATCACGTCTAAAGACTACTACAAAGATAAAGAAATGGACGTCGAAAGCTTCATCAAAAACGAAAAACCGATAACAGGAGAAGGCATTGAAGCGTTCATGGATTTCCAGGCGATGATAAAATCCGATGCAGAGAATTTTAAAGACATAGTTAGGAATGAAAGATTGAATGGTGAAGTCACTAAAGAAGAGAATACAGAAGTCTGCACTGCTGACTATCAgaacgcgataaatgatattgTTAATAATGAAAATGATAAAAGTATTGAAGAAAGTTATGGGAATGATAGGGTTACGGAAAGTGATTCGGATACAGGAAAGGATAGTGTAAATGTGAGTACAGATGATGTTGCAGaagttaatgtaggtaatagtAACATAGAAGTAACCAATGTAGAAGAAAATAAGGATGAGACAATACAAGTAGTTAATAATGAATCGAAGAAGGATCTTGAGACTAAACTAACTGAATTGGAGGAGAAGACTTTAAATAAGTTTAAGGGTTCGCTTTTAGATAGCATATTCtga